From a single Solanum dulcamara chromosome 4, daSolDulc1.2, whole genome shotgun sequence genomic region:
- the LOC129884333 gene encoding methyl-CpG-binding domain-containing protein 5-like, with amino-acid sequence MAERLSWLPENWKFQAVLRTSGASAGIIDKYYYEPISGNKFRSKNEVLYFLETGGKRKKESTESSSTVSTPSEIPESKKRKSNSKTKKVSTPFYFDSANPPENVCWNQTDSYEDTWEASINGYMISEIEKQEWNSVFTSVSKLKISSTKKEK; translated from the coding sequence ATGGCTGAGCGGCTGAGTTGGTTGCCGGAGAACTGGAAGTTCCAAGCGGTACTTCGCACTTCTGGCGCCTCTGCCGGAATTATTGATAAATACTATTATGAACCAATCTCTGGAAATAAATTCCGATCAAAGAATGAGGTTCTTTATTTTCTAGAAACGGGTGGCAAACGCAAGAAGGAAAGTACTGAGAGTAGCAGTACGGTTTCTACACCATCTGAGATACCCGAAAGCAAAAAGAGAAAGAGCAACTCGAAAACAAAGAAAGTTAGTACTCCTTTTTACTTTGATTCTGCAAATCCACCGGAGAACGTGTGCTGGAATCAGACAGATAGTTATGAAGATACTTGGGAAGCTTCTATCAATGGCTACATGATTTCTGAAATAGAAAAACAAGAATGGAATTCTGTCTTCACAAGTGTATCGAAGCTCAAGATAAGCAgcacaaaaaaagagaaatag